The nucleotide sequence GATCCTGTTGCAAAGGAAGTTTTTCTATTTCTACAGCACCCTGTCTTATTCTTCCATGATCATTAGCTAATTGAACAATTACAGTTGCGACTTTTCCTTCCGCGTCTTTTAATGAAAGAGATTTTATCTGCATATCGGCGGTTCTTAATCTTTTAGAAAGTTCCTGCATTAATGCTATAGATATTTCAGGATGTTCTTTTAAAAATTCCAGAAACTGATTTCTTTGAATTATAAAAAGTTCGGAGTCTTCAATTGCTGTTACGGTAGCGGATCTAGTTAGTCCATCAAGAAGAGACATTTCGCCGAATATATCAGCTTCCGCTAAAATATTTAATATAACTTCCCTGCCGTCATTGCTGGTTCTTGTAACCTTAACTTTGCCTGTAATGATAATGAATAGCGCACCACTTTCGTCTTCTTCCATTAAAATTATCGTGTCTTTTTTAAATGCTTTTCTAACTCCAACTTGTGATATTTGTTCGATTGTTTCATCCGGTAAATCAGAGAAAATGGGAACATAATACAAAAAGTCAGACGATGATTTCATTTATTCCTCCTGAAAAAGTCAACAACTAGAATGCTGCCAATCAAAAACAATTTTATTCTTTAATATATTATTTTATTTTGAAAATAATTACATTTTTTTTCAAAACAATTACAGATTTTAGCGGTAAATTTTTAGAAAGATTTACTTTTCTTGATTGCTTTGCTTTGTAAAATATTTTTTACAGGATCTTTTAAATAATCGATATGCATTTCTTTTGAAATTTCAGGTAAGTTAATTAAGCTTTTTCTGTCTAAAAATTCAGTCGTTGAATCAAAGTTATGAAATACTAAACCGCTTCCGAATTTTTCAATTTTCTTAAATATTGGTGGGATGATTTTTCTGCCGTACTTGTTTATCAAACCGAATTTATCGCC is from Ignavibacteriota bacterium and encodes:
- a CDS encoding Crp/Fnr family transcriptional regulator, translated to MKSSSDFLYYVPIFSDLPDETIEQISQVGVRKAFKKDTIILMEEDESGALFIIITGKVKVTRTSNDGREVILNILAEADIFGEMSLLDGLTRSATVTAIEDSELFIIQRNQFLEFLKEHPEISIALMQELSKRLRTADMQIKSLSLKDAEGKVATVIVQLANDHGRIRQGAVEIEKLPLQQDLANMAGTSRETISRTLHSFAKKGLIELEGSKLRIYQFDKFKSTYL